A stretch of Macadamia integrifolia cultivar HAES 741 chromosome 7, SCU_Mint_v3, whole genome shotgun sequence DNA encodes these proteins:
- the LOC122084481 gene encoding cleavage and polyadenylation specificity factor subunit 3-I-like: MTHATKAIYKLLLSDYVKVSKVSVEDMLYDEQDILRSMDKIEVIDFHQTLEVNGIRFWCYTAGHVLGAAMFMVDIAGVRVLYTGDYSREEDRHLRAAEIPQFSPDICIIESTYGVQLHQPRLVREKRFTDVIHSTISQGGRVLIPAFALGRAQELLLILDEYWSNHPELHNIPIYYASPLAKRCMAVYQTYINAMNERIRNQFANSNPFDFKHISPLKSIENFEDVGPSVVMASPSGLQSGLSRQLFDMWCSDKKNACVIPGYVVEGTLAKTIINEPKEVTLMNGLTAPLNMQVHYISFSAHADFAQTSTFLKELMPPNIILVHGEATEMGRLKQKLITQFTDRNTKIMSPKNCQSVEMYFNSEKMAKTIGRLAEKTPEAGETVSGLLVKKGFTYQIMAPEDLHVFSQLSTANITQRISVPYSGAFGVIKHRLMQIYESVNSLPNEESEGPALLVHERVTVKQESERHVSLQWTSDPISDMVSDSVVAVILNITRDLPKVTAVAETAKTEDAKTGEKVIHALLVSLFGDVKTGEEGNILVTVDSNVARLDVKTGEVDCENDSLKDRVCTAFRRIQSAVRPIPLSVSS, encoded by the exons ATGACTCATGCAACTAAAGCCATATACAAGCTTCTTTTATCCGATTATGTTAAAGTCAGCAAAGTATCAGTTGAAGATATGTTGTATGATGAACAAGATATTCTCCGATCCATGGACAAGATTGAG GTTATTGACTTCCACCAGACACTAGAAGTGAATGGAATTCGTTTCTGGTGCTATACTGCTGGTCATGTCCTTGGTGCTGCCATGTTCATGGTTGACATTGCAGGAGTTCGGGTGCTCTACACTGGAGACTACTCAAGGGAGGAAGATCGCCATCTCCGTGCAGCTGAGATCCCTCAGTTTTCCCCTGATATCTGTATAATTGAATCCACCTATGGTGTACAACTTCACCAGCCTCGGCTTGTGAGGGAGAAACGCTTCACAGATGTTATCCACTCAACCATTTCTCAGGGTGGTCGTGTCCTCATCCCAGCATTTGCACTTGGCCGGGCCCAGGAGCTCCTCCTCATCCTTGATGAGTACTGGTCAAACCATCCTGAACTTCACAACATTCCAATCTACTATGCTTCTCCTCTGGCCAAGAGGTGCATGGCAGTTTACCAGACATATATCAATGCCATGAATGAGAGGATCCGAAATCAGTTTGCCAATTCTAACCCATTCGACTTCAAGCACATCTCACCTTTGAAAAGTATTGAGAATTTTGAGGATGTTGGGCCATCAGTTGTGATGGCAAGCCCAAGTGGGCTGCAGAGTGGCTTATCACGACAACTCTTTGATATGTGGTGCTCTGATAAGAAGAATGCATGTGTGATTCCTGGGTATGTTGTGGAGGGTACCCTGGCAAAGACCATCATCAATGAACCGAAGGAAGTCACTCTCATGAATGGCCTCACTGCCCCTCTCAATATGCAAGTACACTACATTTCCTTCTCAGCCCATGCTGATTTTGCCCAGACAAGTACGTTCTTGAAAGAGCTCATGCCTCCTAATATAATCCTTGTTCATGGAGAGGCCACTGAAATGGGGAGGCTTAAACAGAAGCTCATTACCCAGTTTACTGATCGGAACACCAAAATTATGTCCCCAAAGAACTGCCAATCTGTTGAAATGTATTTCAACTCGGAGAAAATGGCCAAAACGATTGGAAGATTGGCTGAAAAAACTCCAGAAGCAGGTGAAACAGTCAGTGGTTTGCTAGTCAAGAAAGGCTTCACTTATCAGATAATGGCACCCGAAGATCTACATGTCTTCTCTCAGCTATCCACTGCCAACATCACTCAGAGGATTTCAGTGCCCTACTCTGGTGCATTTGGTGTGATTAAGCACAGACTCATGCAGATATATGAGAGTGTAAATTCTCTCCCAAATGAAGAGTCTGAGGGCCCAGCACTACTAGTGCATGAGCGTGTGACAGTTAAACAAGAATCAGAAAGACATGTATCATTGCAATGGACATCAGACCCTATTAGCGACATGGTCTCTGATTCAGTTGTTGCTGTGATACTGAACATTACACGTGACCTTCCCAAGGTAACAGCAGTGGCAGAGACTGCTAAAACTGAGGATGCAAAGACAGGTGAAAAGGTAATCCATGCTTTGTTGGTGTCGTTGTTTGGAGATGTCAAGACTGGAGAGGAGGGGAATATTCTGGTGACTGTTGATAGCAATGTGGCACGCCTAGATGTGAAGACTGGAGAAGTTGATTGTGAGAATGACAGTTTAAAGGATCGAGTCTGCACAGCTTTCCGCCGGATCCAGAGCGCTGTAAGGCCTATCCCGCTGTCTGTCTCTAGCTAG
- the LOC122083851 gene encoding nitrate reductase [NADH]-like, protein MAASVHNRQYSHLERGMTGVVHGYQTSPNSRPRSPLRSCNFPPNTEPGFPKKEVQMEDSSSEDESESDWSDHLSKVNNEVEPSILDSRDQGTADSWVDRNPSLIRLTGKHPFNCEPPLTRLMHHGFITPVSLHYVRNHGSVPKATWEDWSIEVTGLVKRPTRFTMDQLVNEFSFTEFPVTLVCAGNRRKEQNMVKRTIGFNWGAAGVSTTVWRGVRLRDVLKRCGINSRRMGAMNVCFQGAEDLPGGGGSKYGTSIKKDIAMDPSRDIILAYMQNGQLLTPDHGFPVRMIIPGFIGGRMVKWLKRIIVTTKESENYYHYKDNRVLPSHVDAELANAEAWWYKPEYIINELNINSVITTPCHEEILAINSCTTQSSFTLRGYAYSGGGRKITRVEVTMDGGDTWMVCNMDIQEKPNKYGKYWCWLFWSLEVEVLDLLGAKEIAVRAWDEALNTQPEKLIWNVMGMMNNCWFRVKMKMCKPHKGEIGIMFEHPTQPANQPGGWMAKQKHLETSESNPALKKSLSAPSMNTSSNLISMSEVNKHNSAESPWIVVHGHVYDCTQFLKDHPGGSDSILINAGTDCTEEFDAIHSEKAKKMLQDYHIGELITSDLETPLAPIKEIDVDKNVALIPGKKIQCKIISKISLTHDVRLFRFALPSEDQVLGLPVGKHIYICATIEDKLCMRAYTPSSSIDEVGYFDLIIKVYFKDINPQFPSGGLMSQFLDSLPLGATLDIKGPLGHIEYIGRGNFTVHGKHKFAKKLAMIAGGTGITPIYQVIQAILKDPEDETEMYVVYANRTEEDILLRDELDSWAEKDERLKVWYVVGKSVREGWKYSVGRVTESILRENLPQGSTDTLALACGPAPMIQFAVTPNLEKMNYDVKNSMLVF, encoded by the exons ATGGCCGCCTCAGTCCATAACCGGCAGTACAGCCATCTGGAACGAGGTATGACCGGCGTCGTCCACGGCTACCAAACCTCCCCCAACTCCCGGCCACGCTCGCCACTCCGGAGCTGCAACTTTCCTCCAAACACCGAACCTGGCTTTCCAAAAAAAGAGGTTCAAATGGAAGACTCGTCAAGTGAAGATGAAAGCGAATCTGATTGGTCAGACCATCTTAGCAAGGTTAACAACGAGGTTGAACCATCAATCTTGGATTCCCGTGATCAAGGAACTGCCGACAGCTGGGTCGACCGTAACCCATCATTGATTCGACTCACCGGTAAGCACCCATTTAATTGTGAGCCACCCTTGACACGGTTGATGCACCATGGGTTCATCACTCCGGTCTCACTCCACTACGTTCGCAACCACGGCTCCGTTCCAAAGGCGACATGGGAGGATTGGTCCATTGAAGTAACCGGTCTGGTCAAGCGTCCAACCCGGTTCACTATGGACCAGCTCGTGAACGAATTCTCATTCACGGAATTCCCGGTCACCCTTGTTTGCGCCGGAAACCGGCGAAAAGAGCAAAACATGGTGAAGCGTACCATCGGGTTTAACTGGGGTGCCGCCGGGGTTTCTACTACGGTGTGGCGCGGTGTACGGTTGAGAGATGTCCTCAAGCGATGCGGCATTAATAGCCGTCGAATGGGAGCGATGAACGTGTGTTTTCAAGGAGCTGAGGATTTGCCTGGTGGTGGTGGGTCCAAGTATGGTACTAGCATCAAGAAGGATATTGCGATGGATCCATCACGTGATATAATATTAGCGTATATGCAGAACGGACAGCTGTTAACACCCGACCATGGGTTCCCGGTGCGGATGATTATACCGGGATTTATAGGAGGCCGGATGGTGAAATGGTTGAAACGTATAATTGTCACCACCAAGGAGTCGGAGAACTACTATCACTACAAGGATAATAGGGTCCTTCCGTCACACGTGGACGCCGAGCTTGCGAACGCCGAAG CTTGGTGGTACAAGCCCGAGTATATCATCAACGAGTTGAACATTAACTCGGTGATAACAACGCCGTGTCACGAGGAGATCTTGGCGATTAACTCGTGTACAACTCAGAGTTCTTTTACTTTGAGGGGATATGCATATAGTG gtggAGGGAGGAAAATAACACGTGTCGAGGTTACAATGGATGGTGGAGACACATGGATGGTGTGCAACATGGATATTCAGGAGAAACCCAACAAATATGGGAAGTATTGGTGTTGGCTTTTCTGGTCCCTTGAAGTGGAGGTGCTGGACCTACTTGGTGCCAAAGAGATTGCTGTAAGGGCTTGGGATGAGGCCCTCAACACTCAACCTGAGAAACTCATCTGGAATGTCATG GGAATGATGAACAACTGCTGGTTCagagtgaagatgaagatgtgCAAGCCACACAAGGGTGAAATCGGTATCATGTTTGAGCACCCAACTCAACCAGCAAACCAACCGGGTGGGTGGATGGCCAAACAAAAGCACCTTGAAACGTCTGAGAGTAACCCAGCCTTGAAGAAGAGCCTATCCGCTCCTTCCATGAACACCTCCTCCAATCTGATATCCATGTCCGAGGTGAATAAGCACAACTCGGCCGAGTCACCTTGGATTGTCGTTCATGGCCATGTCTACGACTGCACCCAATTCCTCAAGGACCACCCCGGTGGCTCTGATAGCATCCTTATCAACGCCGGCACCGATTGTACCGAAGAGTTTGATGCAATCCACTctgaaaaagcaaagaaaatgcTCCAAGATTATCATATCGGAGAACTCATTACCTCCGATTTAGAGACTCCTCTCGCTCCAATCAAAGAGATAGATGTAGATAAAAACGTTGCTCTAATACCAGGTAAGAAGATCCAATGCAAGATCATCTCCAAGATATCACTCACCCACGATGTCCGTCTCTTCCGATTCGCATTACCATCAGAAGATCAAGTCCTTGGATTGCCAGTAGGGAAGCACATTTACATTTGTGCTACAATAGAAGACAAGCTATGTATGCGAGCATATACTCCATCAAGCTCCATTGACGAAGTGGGCTACTTTGATCTCATTATCAAGGTCTACTTCAAGGATATAAACCCTCAATTCCCCAGTGGAGGTTTAATGTCACAATTCTTGGACTCTCTTCCCTTAGGTGCAACCCTAGACATTAAGGGTCCATTGGGACACATAGAGTATATTGGACGAGGCAACTTCACAGTCCATGGAAAGCACAAGTTTGCAAAGAAGCTAGCAATGATTGCAGGTGGGACAGGAATCACTCCTATCTATCAGGTTATCCAAGCAATCTTGAAGGACCCAGAAGATGAAACAGAGATGTATGTGGTGTATGCAAATCGAACAGAAGAGGACATCTTGTTGAGGGATGAGTTGGATTCATGGGCAGAGAAGGATGAaaggttgaaggtatggtatGTGGTGGGGAAGTCAGTTAGGGAAGGGTGGAAGTATAGTGTTGGGAGAGTTACAGAGAGTATTCTTAGAGAAAATTTGCCACAAGGATCCACTGATACATTGGCATTGGCATGTGGGCCAGCACCAATGATTCAGTTTGCAGTGACACCCAACTTGGAGAAGATGAACTATGATGTTAAGAACTCAATGCTTGTGTTTTGA